In a genomic window of Brettanomyces nanus chromosome 1, complete sequence:
- a CDS encoding uncharacterized protein (EggNog:ENOG41) produces MERTKQALTDKRDPRKQPSKLPFVATSRTRGGAPASSVEMKTTPSVVNLTRPELYSIYGAGSNAVDSEEEEGENIYNTLSEGLVRSTSHHLEESKVKHPHQPEPTITQTMFVEFFKGFSCCILLCIAGNLMFFFGEQLYKANPVLPDISKYRILYFFQDLLSQYNRSNNLRIQFIGNGIESVMLGFTSYTLSKLLSSVFPQVALSSGKSSSSSSSVNTDKEDSSDEGDGSIDSVGQYAQQMLTAVFDSNLVRSMVCAVGLAYCFKKYQWSSKLQVASLWALSNLLIWNGLDSTIVGFVTSAIVAISCVALNFARSGLNLTLMDSDIIADLLWIGSFVFIGQIILGKIIRLVYA; encoded by the coding sequence ATGGAGAGAACTAAACAGGCTTTGACCGACAAGAGAGACCCCAGAAAACAGCCTAGCAAGTTACCATTTGTTGCGACATCTCGGACAAGAGGAGGTGCACCCGCGAGTTCCGTGGAAATGAAAACTACTCCCTCTGTGGTTAATCTAACCAGACCTGAACTCTACAGTATTTATGGTGCTGGATCTAATGCTGTcgatagtgaagaagaagaaggagaaaacATTTACAACACTCTATCTGAGGGGTTAGTTAGATCAACGTCTCATCACCTAGAAGAATCTAAGGTGAAGCATCCACATCAACCTGAACCTACCATTACACAAACAATGTTTGTTGAATTTTTTAAAGGCTTTTCTTGTTGTATTCTCTTATGCATAGCAGGAAACttgatgttcttctttggcgAGCAACTGTATAAGGCCAACCCTGTTTTGCCTGACATTTCCAAATATAGaattctttatttcttccaGGATCTTCTATCTCAGTATAATAGGAGTAACAACCTTCGAATTCAGTTTATTGGAAATGGTATTGAGAGCGTAATGTTGGGTTTTACTTCCTATACGTTGAGTAAGCTTCTTTCCTCGGTGTTTCCTCAGGTTGCACTTAGTTCCGGAAAGAGCAGCAGTTCTTCCAGCAGTGTCAATACTGATAAAGAGGATAGTAGTGATGAGGGTGACGGCTCTATTGACAGCGTTGGTCAGTATGCACAACAGATGCTAACTGCTGTGTTCGACTCTAATTTGGTTAGATCCATGGTTTGTGCTGTTGGCTTGGCTTACTGTTTCAAAAAATACCAGTGGTCATCAAAATTACAGGTAGCATCTTTGTGGGCTTTGTCTAACCTTCTTATCTGGAATGGACTTGACTCTACTATCGTGGGATTTGTCACTTCTGCGATTGTGGCCATCTCCTGTGTAGCACTGAATTTCGCTCGTTCGGGTCTTAACCTTACCTTGATGGACTCTGATATAATTGCCGACCTTTTATGGATTGGATCATTTGTTTTCATTGGCCAGATCATCTTGGGAAAGATCATCAGACTTGTCTATGCTTGA